DNA from Actinomycetota bacterium:
ATCGAGGCGGACGTCGGTCACGCGCGGCGGTTCGTCCCCGGACGACAACACCACCGCGCGCATGGACGGAGCGTAGTACGCCTACGGAATGCTCCCCTCGTACACCGGAGGGAGTAGCCGCCCTCGCGCCGCGAGGGCGATGACGTGGCGCCGGCCGGGGCCTACGGTTCCATCGTGGGCCCGATCCGAAGGCTGTTCGCCAAGCCGAGGCAGGCAGTGCTTGCGGTGGCGCTGGTTGCGTTTCAGATCGTCGGCACCTTCGGCGCGGCGCATGAACAGACTGACCGAGCGGATGTCGACGCGTTGGCTATCGCGCTCGTGGTCGCGTCTGCAGTGCCACTCCTGTGGCGACGTCGCTACCCCGTCGCGGTCCTCACGGCGACGCACGCGATCGTACTCGGCTACCTCCTATTGGACTACCCGCGAGGACCGATCTTCCTATCGCCGCTCATCGCGTTCTTCTCCGCGGTGCTGCAGGGACGCCGCATCTCCGCATGGATCGTGCTCGCGACGGGCTTCGTCGCCGAGACACTCGTACCCGTGATCGTCACGGACGAGCCAGCACCCGATGCCGGCGAGCTGTTCTTGTTCGTCGCGTGGCTTCTGGTGATCACCGGCGCCGCGGAGCTCGTCCGGATCCGCCGGGAGCGATCGAGCGAGACCGCTCGAACGCGCGAGGAGGAAGCGCTTCGGCGGGCGACGGAGGAACGCTTGCGCATCGCCCGGGAGCTCCACGACGTGCTGGCCCACAACATCTCGATGATCAACGTGCAGGCCGGCGTGGCGCTGCACCTGTTGGACGAGCGCCCGGAGCAGGCCCGCCCCGCGCTCACGGCGATCAAGCAGGCGAGCAAGGACGCGCTCATCGAGCTCCGGTCGGTCCTCGGCGTGCTCCGTCGCGTCGACGACCAGGACGGTTCGCGCGATCCCGCACCCACGCTCGCTCGTGTCGACGATCTCGTGTCGAGTGCGAGCGCTGCCGGCCTCGAGGTGAGCAAACGCGTCGAAGGACAGGCTCGTCCGCTCCCGGCGCCGGTCGACGTCGCGGCGTTCCGGATCGTCCAGGAGGCGCTGACGAACGTCGTTCGGCACGCCGCCGCGACGACGGCCACGGTGGTCGTGAGCTACGGCGACGAAGCGGTGACCGTGGCGGTGGAGGACGACGGGCGAGGCTTGGCGGCCGGCTCGGTCGGTTCGGGCAGCGGCATCGTTGGCATGCGCGAGCGTGCCGATTCGGTCGGCGGATCTGTGGAGGCGGGACCGCGCGAGGGCGGCGGATTCCGCGTTCGCGCGCGGCTTCCGTACGCGGGGCGACGGGATAGCACGACGTGATCCGCGTCCTGCTCGTCGACGACCAGGCGCTCGTACGCGCCGGGTTTCGCGCACTGCTCGATGCGGAGCCCGACGTCGAGGTCGTGGGCGAGGCGAGCGACGGGCGGGAGGCCATCGAGCTCACGCGCGCGCTCGTTCCGGACATCGTGCTGATGGACGTTCGGATGCCCGAGCTCGACGGCCTCGCGGCGACGCGGTCGATCGCTGAGGATGAAGCCCTCTCGAGCGTCCACATCGTCATCCTCACGACGTTCGAGCAGGACGAGTACGTGTTCGAAGCGCTCCGCGCCGGCGCGAGCGGGTTCCTGGTGAAGGACACC
Protein-coding regions in this window:
- a CDS encoding sensor histidine kinase, yielding MGPIRRLFAKPRQAVLAVALVAFQIVGTFGAAHEQTDRADVDALAIALVVASAVPLLWRRRYPVAVLTATHAIVLGYLLLDYPRGPIFLSPLIAFFSAVLQGRRISAWIVLATGFVAETLVPVIVTDEPAPDAGELFLFVAWLLVITGAAELVRIRRERSSETARTREEEALRRATEERLRIARELHDVLAHNISMINVQAGVALHLLDERPEQARPALTAIKQASKDALIELRSVLGVLRRVDDQDGSRDPAPTLARVDDLVSSASAAGLEVSKRVEGQARPLPAPVDVAAFRIVQEALTNVVRHAAATTATVVVSYGDEAVTVAVEDDGRGLAAGSVGSGSGIVGMRERADSVGGSVEAGPREGGGFRVRARLPYAGRRDSTT